The DNA window ATCTGAAAAAAGTCGCGCGCTAAGAGCTCTCGATGGAAGGAAAATTACTGTTCCACGCCTGCTGCGGTCCCTGCGCGACGACCGGTGTCCACGCTCTGACCGCGGAAAAGTGGAACGTTGCGCTTTATTTTTACGGCGGCAACATCCATCCCTACGATGAATGGCAGCGGCGGCTGGAAGCTTTGCAAAAACTGGCGGCGGCGTATTGCGTCCCGCTGATCGTCCGCCCTTACGACACTTCCGAATGGGACCGCCGTACGGACGGCCTTGAGAATGAAAGCGAAGGCGGACGCCGCTGCGAGCGCTGCATGCGCCTGCAGCTGGAAAGCGCCGCGAAAAAGGCGGCCGAGCTTTCCTTGTCGACGCTTTGCACCAGCCTGACGCTGAGCCCGCAGAAACACCCCGACCTGATCAACCTCTGGGGCGCGGAACTTGCCGGCCGTTACGCGCTGAACTGGGAAGGGCGAATCTGGAGGAAGAAGAACGGGCAGCTCTTCTCCGTTCAAGAATGCAAGCGGCTGGGGCTTTACCGGCAAAATTACTGCGGGTGCCGTTACAGCATGGGGCGCCCTCACCGTTTTTAGGAGTGTGAAGATCGTATGCCTCTTGAGAGTTACATGGAGAACCGTCTGGTCGGTCTGAGAAAGAAATTGCTGGAAGAAAAACTCGACGCTTTGCTTTTGATCGATTCCGAGTCGAGCGGCTGGGAGAATCTGTTTTATTACAGCGGCTTTCACGGCTCGTCCGCCGTCGTCGCGGTGACGCAGGAGCGGGCGGTCCTTGCCACGGATTCGCGCTATCTGACGCAGGCCGCGCAGCAGTCGCCTTTCGAGATCCGCGCGGTGAAGACGGGGGAGAGCCAGGTCGCGACGGCCGGACGCCTTCTCGACGAACTGAAAATCCGCCGCTGCGGCTACGACGGCGCCATGCTCTGCGCGCAGACCTATCTGGCATTGAGCGAGTTCTCCGTCGAATGGCGCGATTTTTCGGCGGCCATGGCCGAGCAGCGCCGCCACAAAGACGCTCGTGAAATCGAATTGATCGCCAGGGCGGCCGACATCGCCTCCGCCGCGTATCTGGAAACGCTGCCGCTGGTCAGGCCGGGCATGAGAGAAAAAGAATTCGCCAAGTTGCTCGAATTGAACATCGCCCGGCACGACGGCGAAGGAGTGTGGCACAAAAGCGACATGATCGTCGCTTCCGGCGTTCGCAGCGCCATGCCGCACGGCGTGGCCAGCTCGAAAAAAATGGAGCTGGGCGATCAGGTCACCGTCGATTACGGCGCGATCTTCGGCGCCTATATGTCGGACCTGACGCGGAACTTTTCTCTGGGCGCGCCCAAAGACGCCGAGTTTCTGGAGATTCATGAAGTTCTCCTGAAAGCCCACCGGGATTCCGCGGCGCTGCTGAAGCCGGGCGCGCGCGGGTGCGACGTGCATGCGGCCGCCGCCAAGGTCATCGCCGACGCCGGCTACGGAGCGTATTTCGGGCATGGGCTGGGACACAGCTTCGGCCTGGAAATCCATGAAGCGCCGCGCCTTTCGCCGCTGTACCAGGGAACGCTCCGGTGCGGCGACGTGATCACGGTCGAGCCGGGGATTTACATTCCCGATCGGGGCGGCCTGCGCATCGAAGACGATTACCTGATTACGGAAGACGGGGCGCGCCGCCTTTCCGCCAATTTACCGCAGGAGTTCGTTCGCCTGCCGCTGTGATTAACAAACTTGAATCATCGTCGTCGCGGTGGCGGACGGAAAATTTATATGATAGAATTTCGGTAGTGTTTTACAGATACGATATGGGGGAGGAAAAAACATGAAAAAGTATGTGTGTTCTGTGTGTGGGTGGGAATACGATCCGGCGGCGGGCGATCCCGATAACGGCATCGCGCCCGGCACGGCCTTCGAAGATCTTCCCGAGGACTTCGTCTGCCCCGTCTGCGGCGTAGGCAAGGATCAGTTCGAAGCGGCCGAATGATTTCAGGTTCGTCGTAAGATAATAAAGAGACTCTCGAGTTCATCTCCCTCGAGAGTCTCTTTTTTGTGCCGTTCTGTTCGCCGGTCGGACGAGGCGCGGCGGAAAAACGCCGTTCTTTTCGTATGGCGCTTTATTTCGTGCCCCGTTCGGGTATAATTGACAAAGAATTATTCTGAAATGTGCTCGTGGAGGTTTTTTCAGTGTACGGTTTTGCGATGAAAGTTTACGGGTGTCAAATGAATCAGTACGACGCCGACAAAATCAGGACGGCGCTCGTCGCGCGCGGAGCTTACGAAACTGCGGAAGAAGGCGCCGACGCGATCGTCTTCGTCGGCTGCAGCATCCGCGACAAGGCCGAGCATAAAGTCTGGAGCGAATTGGGCCATTACGAAGAACGCTGGCGCAAAGAGGGGCGTCCCGTCGTCGCCATGACGGGCTGCATCGCCCAAAACGTGGGCGTCGATATGTCCAGACGTTATCCGTGGGTCCGGGTCGTTTCCGGTCCCCGGCACATCGGCCTGGTGCCCGACGCTTTGGAAACGGCCTTGTCGGGCGACGAGAAAGTCGTTTTGCTCGACGACGATCCCCGCGAACTGCACGAACTGCGCTTTGCCCCGCTGGAGCGCCAATTTCCCTGGAAAGCTTCGGTGATGATCTCGCACGGCTGCGACAATTTCTGCACCTACTGCATCGTCCCTTACGTGCGCGGGCGATTCGCTTCCCGCAGTCCCCGGGAGATCATGGACGAAGTGAAGCAGCTTGTCGAAGGGGGAGTCAAAGAAATCTGCCTGCTCGGGCAAAACGTCGACACCTACGGAAGAGATCTCGACCGTTACAGCTTCGCCGATTTGCTGAACGACGTCGCCCATATCGCGGGCCTGGAGCGTCTGCGCTTCATGACTTCTTATCCGACGGATTTCACGAAAGACGTGGTCGACGCGATCGCGGGAAACTCCAATATCTGCCCCGCGATCAATCTGCCGATCCAGGCGGGCAGCGACCGGATCCTGAAAGCGATGAACCGGCGCTACACGGTGGAGGAGTATGCCGAAGTCGTCGACTGCATCCGCCGCGGCCTGCCCGAAGTCGGTCTGACGTCCGATCTGATCGTGGGTTTTCCCGGCGAGACGGACGAGGACTTCGCCTGTTCCGTGGCGGCGCTGAAGCGGTTCCGCTTCGATCAGGTCCACACGGCGGCCTATTCGCGCCGGCAGGGGACGCCGGCGGCCGCGATGAGGGAACAGATCCCCGAAAGCGTGAAAAATCGGCGCTTGAACGAGGTCAATCGACTGCAGACGGAAATCGCCAGAGACATCAACGAAAAACTGATCGGGCGGCGCTACCGCGTACTGGTCGACGGCAAGGCGCTGAAAGGGAATCTCCTGCAGGGGCGGAATCCGGCCGACAAAGTGATCCTTTTCGAAGGCGCCGAAAGCGTGATCGGGACGTTCGCCGACGTGGAAGTGACCGCCGCCGACAGCTGGTCGCTGAAGGGGAGAATTCTTTAGAATCAGGGAGGGGAGCCGCCTGTGGAGAGTCGGACGAAAATTTCTTTGTGCGTCGCCGGAGCCATATTCTGCATAGGCTGCGCCGGCGCCGCGGTGCAAATTTTCAAGGGAAGCTGGCGGGACGAAGCGCCGACGACGGTCGCGGGGCCCGCCCTGTGGCTTCAGTCGCCGTCTTACAAGCTGCCCGCTTCGTCTTCCTCCGAGCACTACGCTTATATCACCGGCGCCGTTTCCCGTCCGGGCGTTTATCCCATCTCATCGGACGCGCGGGTCTTCCAGCTCGTGGAAGCGGCCGGCGGTTTCCGCTTCGACGCCGATCAGTCGCAGGTCAATTTGGCCGCTCCGGTACGCGACGGCGCGCATGTTCACGTCAAAGCCGCCGCGCTCGCGCCTCAGCCCCGCGCAAAAAGCAACTCTTCTCAAAACAGGGGACGGGAAAACGAAACGCAGTACGTTTACGTCAACACGGCGACGGAGGAAGATCTGTGCGCGCTTCCCGGCGTCGGCCCGTCCACGGCCCGGAAAATCATAGAATACCGCCAGACCCACGGGCCTTTTCATTCCGCCGAGGCGCTGCTGGAAGTTTCCGGCATCGGCAAAGGCAAACTGAGCCACATGCAGACGCTGCTTCGGTTTTGATGCCGCATGGATTCCCTGTTGAACGAGATTCCCGCGCTTCTGCTGCTGCAAAGCTGCGCGCTCTCGCTGGCGGCGGCGGAACGCGGGCTCCCTTTATGGCTGGCGATTTTCCTTTCCGCCTGCGCGCTCGGCGCGGAAATGCTGCTTTCGGAAGAGCGCTGGTACGCGCGCAAGTTTTCTTTCGCGCTGGCGTTCGTTGCGCTGTCGGGCGTTTTCTCCGTGTTCCTGCAGTCGCGGCTCGAAGAAGGAACAACGCCCGTAAAAGCCGTTTCCGGCCGTTTCCTTGTGGCGGAGCGGCGGCAGTGGGGAGAGCGCGAAGTGCTTCGGGTGACCGACGAGCGCGGCGCCGGCTGGCTTCTCGCCGTCGGCAAAGGACTGCAGGACGTCGAAGAAGGCGACGAACTTTCGCTGGAAGCTTCCGTCGTTCCGCTCCGGAACGGCTCTTTGAGAAGTTCCTTTTCCCCGCGGCAGTACTGGATGGCCCGCGGCGTGCAGGGCGAACTGCGCCGGGCCGCGCGCGTCGAAAAACGGGGCAAAAGCCTTTCGAGTCACAGCTTCCGCCAGTATTTAAGGACGCAGCTCGAAACGCTGCCGCGCAACACGCGCGCTCTGGCGGCCGCCATCCTTCTCGGCGATCGGGACGCCGACCTCCGCGAAGACTACAGACGATGGGGAATCAGCCACATCTTGGCCGTTTCGGGATGGCACGTCGGGCTGGCCCTGATACTCGGCTGTCTGATCTTCGGCAGCGGGCGGCGCGGGCTTTTTTGGTGCTCTTTGCTCCTGTGGGGATATTGCCTCACCAGCGGAGCGTCGATGAGCGCCGTGCGCGCCTCTTTGATGGTGCAGATCGGCATGCTCGGGCTTTACTGGGGGCACCCCTCCCATGCCCTGAATGCGATCGGCGTCGCCGGGATCGCTATGCTCCTGTGGAATCCGTGGTGCTTCTTCGATCTCGGCTGGCGATTGTCCGTTATCGCCGCGATCGCCGTGACGGCTTTGGAAAAATCCAGATCGTCGCTGCTCGTCTTTTTTTCTCCGCTTGTCATGTGGATCTTGACGTCGCCGCTGATCGCGCCGCTGGCCGGAGGCATTTACCTGTCGTCCCTGCCGATCAACGCCATGGCTTCCGCGCTGTTTGCCGTGATCCTTTTCGCCGTGCTCGTCGCGGCGATCCCTTGTATTTTGGGGATCCATCTTTTATGGCTGGCTTGGCCGGCGGAAAAGCTGATGCAGATCTGGGCGCTGGCGGCCGATCAATGGGTCGAATGGCTGCCGCAGGCGCTTCCGGTCCATTTTTTCTCCGCCTGGCTGTGCACGGGCGTTTTGTTTTTTCTCGTCGCTCTGGCGGGAAAAGTTTCCCTCCGGCGGGCCGTCCTGCTGGGAGGCTGCGGAGCGTTGATCGCCGTCATCTTTTAGAAAAATTGCCTGAGAGGACTTTATGGAAACGAAACTCACGATCGGCGGGGTGGAAGTCGAGAACCCCGTGTTTTTTGCGCCTTTGGCTGGCGTCAGCATTGCGGCGGTGCGGCGGCTTTTCCGCCGCCTGGGGGCCGCTGTGACCCATACGGAGATGATCAGCAGCGCGGGGCTCCTTTACGCCGGAACGAAGACCTGGCGGATGACGGAATGTACCGACGATGAAAAGCCGCTCGTACTGCAGCTTTTTACGGGCGACGCGGACAGTCTGTGCCGCTCGGCGGAGCGGTGTTTGCAAAGTCGCTCGTACGCCGCGTTCAGCATCAACATGGCTTGTCCGATGCCGAAGGTACACAAAAAGGGCGCCGGCAGCCGTCTGCTGCAAAATCCCGACGTCGCCTTCGCGATGGTGCGCGCGCTGAAAAAATTCGGCCTGCCCGTCTGGCCCAAGATCCGCAAGATCGTTCCGGACGGCCGCGAATATCGTTTGGATACGCTGCAGTTCGCCGAGGGTTTGCTTGCGGCCGGGGCCGACAACGTGACGATCCATGGACGCACGCCCCAGCAGCGGTACGAGGGGAAAGCCGATAAACGCGAAGTCGTCCGCGCGGCGCGGCGCTTCGAAGGCAAAATCACCGCTTCGGGGGACGTTTACGCCCCCGCCGACGTCGCGTTCTATCTCGACAACGGCTGCGCGGCGGTGCTCTGCGCCCGCGGCGCGATCGCGGATCCTTTTATGGTCGTGCACGCTTTGCAGGTTTTGGGTTATAATGTTCGAATGTCACACGGCGATCCTTCGCTGGAAGAACGCGCGGAAATCCTTATTGGCTTTGCGGACGATCTCTGTCGGCTTCATGGCGAGCGCGCGGCTCTTGTGCTCTTGAGGCGTTTTCTTTCCGGATTTTTCAGGGGCAGGGCGGGGACCGCGGAGTTCAAACGCGCGCTGGCCAGCGCGAAAGACTGGGATTCTGCGTACGGGCTCCTCCGCGGCTGGCGCTCATATTTTGAAAGGGGATTCATGTAAAATGGCGGAAATTGCAGCCGGCACTCAGGAAACGGAAATTCTCAGACAACGCGTCGACAAGCTGAGACGACTTCGCGAAGAGGAAGGCTATAATCCTTTCGAAAACGAAAAGTGGAACGTCGATCACACCGTCGCGCAGGTGCGGAAAGATTTCGATTATCTCAAGGCGGAAGAAGCCGTCCCCGAGACGAAATTTTCCATGGCCGGACGCCTGATGACGCTGCGCCGCCAAGGCAAGGCAGCGTTTGTCAACATGCAGGACGAGACGGGAACGATTCAGCTTTATTTCCGCTACGACACGCTGGGCGAGAAAGACTACACTTTCTTCAAGAAGTGGCTCGATTCCGGCGACATCATCGGCCTCGTCGGACATCCGTTCCGCACGCAGCGCGGCGAGCTGACGGTCGCCGTCGAGCGGTTCCGCCTGCTGACCAAGGCGCTCCGTCCCCTGCCCGAGAAGTGGCACGGCCTGACGGATCTCGAGATTCGTTACCGCAAGCGGTATCTCGATCTGATCGTCAATCCGGAAGCGCGCGAAGTTTTCAGAAAAAGGGCGAAGATCATCTCCACCTTCCGTGCCGTCCTCGAGAAGCACGGCACGCTGGAAGTCGAGACGCCGGTGCTTTCTTACCTTGCCGGCGGCGCCAACGCGCGTCCTTTCATCACCTATCACAACGCGCTGGGCGCCAACATGTACCTGCGCATCGCCACGGAGCTCTACCTGAAGCGGCTCGTCGTCGGCATGATGGGGCGCGTGTACGAGATCAGCAAGGACTTCCGCAACGAAGGCATGGACCTGACGCACAATCCGGAATTCACGATGATGGAAGTTTACTGGCCCTATGCGGATTACGTCGACATGATGGATCTGACCGAAGAACTGATCCGCGAGTCCTGCATCGCCGCCAACGGCACGCCGGTCATCGAACGAAACGGCGTCGCGCTGGATTTTGCCAAGCCGTTCCGCCGCGCCACGATGGTGGAGTTGGTGAAAGAGACCTGCGGCGTCGATTTCGCCGCCATCACCGACGAAGAAGCCCGCGACGCCGCCCGCCAGAACAAGATCGAGATCACGGGGCACGAATCGCGCTTCAAGATCCTCACCATGTTCATGGAGGAGTTTGTCGAAGAGAAGCTCGTGCAGCCGACGTTCGTGATGGGACATCCCGTCGAGATCTCGCCGCTGTCGAAGAAGGACCCCGAGCACCCCGACTACACCCACCGCTTCGAGCTGTTCTGCTGCGGCAAGGAACTCAGCAACGGCTACAGCGAGCTGAACGACCCCATCGACCAGAAAAACCGTTTTCTCGATCAGGCGCAGAAAAAGACCGAAGGAGAGGACGAAACGCATCCTTTCGACGAGGATTTTGTCGAAGCGCTGGAACAGGGGCTGCCGCCGACCGGCGGGCTGGGGATCGGCATGGACCGCGTCGTCATGTTCCTCACCAACTGCCGATCGATCCGCGACGTCATCTTCTTCCCGACGATGAAACCCGTGGAGAATCAGCAGCCGTCCAAGGATTCTGAGAATAAAGGATAACACGACAGATACGCGAAGGGGCAGGCAGCACATGCACCTTCGCGTATCTGTCGGCATGCATTTCGAAGAACCGTTTCGATCGTAAACTTAAGATAAAAACTCATCACAGGCAAAGAAGGGAAACATTAATGCTGGCAATTAAAATGAAAGAAGCCGAACGTGCGAATATGTCATCGGCAGAGATAGAAAAAGCGGTGTCAAGGAATCGCATCATCGTGCGTACCAGCATCATCGGAATTCTTGCGAATGTCGTGTTGGCCGCATTCAAGGCGGTGATCGCTGTGATGACCGGCTCGATTGCCATCACGATGGATGCCGTCAATAATATCAGCGATGCGGCCTCTTCGCTGATCACGATCATCGGCACAAAATTGGCGGCAAAGCCGGCAGACCGCAAGCATCCGTTTGGATACGGACGGATCGAATATCTGAGCGCCATGATCATTTCCATCATCGTCTTCTACGCCGGCATCACCTCTTTTGCGGAATCGGCAAAGAAAATCGTGCACCCGGAAACACCGGAATATTCTGCGACATCTTTGGTGATTGTCGCGGTAGGCGTCCTTGTCAAAATCGTGCTTGGACATTTTGTCAAGAAGACCGGCCGGAAGGTGAACTCGGATTCGCTTGTCAACTCCGGAGAGGATGCCAGGCTGGATTCCGTCATTTCCGCTTCGACGCTGGCGGCGGCAGTCGTTTTTATGACCTTTCGCGTGTCGTTGGAATCCTGGCTTGGAGCAATCATCTCTATTGTCATTATCAAGTCCGGCTTGGAGATGTTGAGGAACACGGTGTCCGAAACTCTTGGCGAACGGGTGGATGCCGAACTTGCAAAAGGAGTCAAAGAGACGGTCTCGTCTTTTCCGGAAGTTCGTGGAGCTTATGATCTGGTCCTGAATAATTACGGGCCAAGCGCCTACAGCGGCTCCGTCCATATCGAGGTCCCCGACACGCTGACCGCCGCTG is part of the Pyramidobacter porci genome and encodes:
- a CDS encoding epoxyqueuosine reductase QueH, whose amino-acid sequence is MEGKLLFHACCGPCATTGVHALTAEKWNVALYFYGGNIHPYDEWQRRLEALQKLAAAYCVPLIVRPYDTSEWDRRTDGLENESEGGRRCERCMRLQLESAAKKAAELSLSTLCTSLTLSPQKHPDLINLWGAELAGRYALNWEGRIWRKKNGQLFSVQECKRLGLYRQNYCGCRYSMGRPHRF
- a CDS encoding M24 family metallopeptidase; protein product: MPLESYMENRLVGLRKKLLEEKLDALLLIDSESSGWENLFYYSGFHGSSAVVAVTQERAVLATDSRYLTQAAQQSPFEIRAVKTGESQVATAGRLLDELKIRRCGYDGAMLCAQTYLALSEFSVEWRDFSAAMAEQRRHKDAREIELIARAADIASAAYLETLPLVRPGMREKEFAKLLELNIARHDGEGVWHKSDMIVASGVRSAMPHGVASSKKMELGDQVTVDYGAIFGAYMSDLTRNFSLGAPKDAEFLEIHEVLLKAHRDSAALLKPGARGCDVHAAAAKVIADAGYGAYFGHGLGHSFGLEIHEAPRLSPLYQGTLRCGDVITVEPGIYIPDRGGLRIEDDYLITEDGARRLSANLPQEFVRLPL
- the rd gene encoding rubredoxin, whose translation is MKKYVCSVCGWEYDPAAGDPDNGIAPGTAFEDLPEDFVCPVCGVGKDQFEAAE
- the miaB gene encoding tRNA (N6-isopentenyl adenosine(37)-C2)-methylthiotransferase MiaB, translating into MYGFAMKVYGCQMNQYDADKIRTALVARGAYETAEEGADAIVFVGCSIRDKAEHKVWSELGHYEERWRKEGRPVVAMTGCIAQNVGVDMSRRYPWVRVVSGPRHIGLVPDALETALSGDEKVVLLDDDPRELHELRFAPLERQFPWKASVMISHGCDNFCTYCIVPYVRGRFASRSPREIMDEVKQLVEGGVKEICLLGQNVDTYGRDLDRYSFADLLNDVAHIAGLERLRFMTSYPTDFTKDVVDAIAGNSNICPAINLPIQAGSDRILKAMNRRYTVEEYAEVVDCIRRGLPEVGLTSDLIVGFPGETDEDFACSVAALKRFRFDQVHTAAYSRRQGTPAAAMREQIPESVKNRRLNEVNRLQTEIARDINEKLIGRRYRVLVDGKALKGNLLQGRNPADKVILFEGAESVIGTFADVEVTAADSWSLKGRIL
- a CDS encoding helix-hairpin-helix domain-containing protein, with the protein product MESRTKISLCVAGAIFCIGCAGAAVQIFKGSWRDEAPTTVAGPALWLQSPSYKLPASSSSEHYAYITGAVSRPGVYPISSDARVFQLVEAAGGFRFDADQSQVNLAAPVRDGAHVHVKAAALAPQPRAKSNSSQNRGRENETQYVYVNTATEEDLCALPGVGPSTARKIIEYRQTHGPFHSAEALLEVSGIGKGKLSHMQTLLRF
- a CDS encoding ComEC/Rec2 family competence protein, whose protein sequence is MDSLLNEIPALLLLQSCALSLAAAERGLPLWLAIFLSACALGAEMLLSEERWYARKFSFALAFVALSGVFSVFLQSRLEEGTTPVKAVSGRFLVAERRQWGEREVLRVTDERGAGWLLAVGKGLQDVEEGDELSLEASVVPLRNGSLRSSFSPRQYWMARGVQGELRRAARVEKRGKSLSSHSFRQYLRTQLETLPRNTRALAAAILLGDRDADLREDYRRWGISHILAVSGWHVGLALILGCLIFGSGRRGLFWCSLLLWGYCLTSGASMSAVRASLMVQIGMLGLYWGHPSHALNAIGVAGIAMLLWNPWCFFDLGWRLSVIAAIAVTALEKSRSSLLVFFSPLVMWILTSPLIAPLAGGIYLSSLPINAMASALFAVILFAVLVAAIPCILGIHLLWLAWPAEKLMQIWALAADQWVEWLPQALPVHFFSAWLCTGVLFFLVALAGKVSLRRAVLLGGCGALIAVIF
- a CDS encoding tRNA dihydrouridine synthase, with translation METKLTIGGVEVENPVFFAPLAGVSIAAVRRLFRRLGAAVTHTEMISSAGLLYAGTKTWRMTECTDDEKPLVLQLFTGDADSLCRSAERCLQSRSYAAFSINMACPMPKVHKKGAGSRLLQNPDVAFAMVRALKKFGLPVWPKIRKIVPDGREYRLDTLQFAEGLLAAGADNVTIHGRTPQQRYEGKADKREVVRAARRFEGKITASGDVYAPADVAFYLDNGCAAVLCARGAIADPFMVVHALQVLGYNVRMSHGDPSLEERAEILIGFADDLCRLHGERAALVLLRRFLSGFFRGRAGTAEFKRALASAKDWDSAYGLLRGWRSYFERGFM
- the lysS gene encoding lysine--tRNA ligase, with amino-acid sequence MAEIAAGTQETEILRQRVDKLRRLREEEGYNPFENEKWNVDHTVAQVRKDFDYLKAEEAVPETKFSMAGRLMTLRRQGKAAFVNMQDETGTIQLYFRYDTLGEKDYTFFKKWLDSGDIIGLVGHPFRTQRGELTVAVERFRLLTKALRPLPEKWHGLTDLEIRYRKRYLDLIVNPEAREVFRKRAKIISTFRAVLEKHGTLEVETPVLSYLAGGANARPFITYHNALGANMYLRIATELYLKRLVVGMMGRVYEISKDFRNEGMDLTHNPEFTMMEVYWPYADYVDMMDLTEELIRESCIAANGTPVIERNGVALDFAKPFRRATMVELVKETCGVDFAAITDEEARDAARQNKIEITGHESRFKILTMFMEEFVEEKLVQPTFVMGHPVEISPLSKKDPEHPDYTHRFELFCCGKELSNGYSELNDPIDQKNRFLDQAQKKTEGEDETHPFDEDFVEALEQGLPPTGGLGIGMDRVVMFLTNCRSIRDVIFFPTMKPVENQQPSKDSENKG
- a CDS encoding cation diffusion facilitator family transporter, with product MLAIKMKEAERANMSSAEIEKAVSRNRIIVRTSIIGILANVVLAAFKAVIAVMTGSIAITMDAVNNISDAASSLITIIGTKLAAKPADRKHPFGYGRIEYLSAMIISIIVFYAGITSFAESAKKIVHPETPEYSATSLVIVAVGVLVKIVLGHFVKKTGRKVNSDSLVNSGEDARLDSVISASTLAAAVVFMTFRVSLESWLGAIISIVIIKSGLEMLRNTVSETLGERVDAELAKGVKETVSSFPEVRGAYDLVLNNYGPSAYSGSVHIEVPDTLTAAELDVLTRKITAEVFAKNHVYLTAIDVYSYNTKDLEAAAMRDKIRKKVMAHEHVMQMHAFYADRERRVIRFDMVVSFDAKDRAALYREITDEVREMYPEYTVITALDTDFSES